One region of Cyanobium sp. M30B3 genomic DNA includes:
- a CDS encoding NAD(P) transhydrogenase subunit alpha: MSSLNQALWVLLLGSLLGLELIGKVPPTLHTPLMSGANAISGITMLASLTLISRADGNPALLLLGAASLAFALFNVVGGFVVTDRMLAMFSRKRKG, translated from the coding sequence ATGAGCTCCTTGAATCAGGCCCTCTGGGTGCTGTTGCTGGGCAGCCTGCTGGGGCTGGAACTGATCGGCAAGGTGCCCCCCACCCTGCACACGCCGCTGATGAGCGGTGCCAATGCCATCAGTGGCATCACCATGCTCGCCTCGCTCACCCTGATCTCCCGGGCCGACGGCAATCCGGCCCTGCTGTTGCTGGGGGCGGCCTCCCTGGCCTTCGCCCTGTTCAACGTGGTGGGTGGCTTCGTGGTCACCGACCGGATGCTGGCCATGTTCTCGCGCAAGAGGAAGGGCTGA
- the trxB gene encoding thioredoxin-disulfide reductase, which produces MIVGSGPAGYTAAIYAARANLNPLLITGFQDGGIPGGQLMTTTHVENFPGFPDGILGPDLMDRMKAQAERWGTTLVLADATEIDLSQRPFRITADGTTYQAQSVILATGASANRLGLPQEERFWSSGISACAICDGATPQFRNQAVAVVGGGDSACEEAVYLTKYGDHVHLIVRSGQLRASKAMADRVLANPNITVHWHRQVADCSGSDWLEAITLRDTESTATEELAVKGLFYAIGHTPNTRLLRGQLEVDSHGYLVTKPGRPETSIEGVFAAGDVADAEWRQGITAAGSGCQAALAAERWLSHHNLAVEVKREQVDPQEVGEPKRTAESDAANFDAAALWQKGSYALRKLYHDSPRPLLVVYTSPTCGPCHVLKPQLKRVLDELGGAAQGVEIDIEADQAIAQQAGVSGTPTVQLFFQKELKQQFKGVKQRSEFKAAIEGLLGVHA; this is translated from the coding sequence GTGATCGTGGGCTCGGGCCCCGCCGGCTATACCGCCGCCATCTACGCCGCCCGCGCCAACCTCAATCCACTGCTGATCACGGGCTTCCAGGACGGCGGCATCCCGGGCGGGCAGCTGATGACCACCACCCACGTGGAGAACTTCCCGGGCTTTCCCGACGGCATCCTGGGGCCCGACCTGATGGACAGGATGAAGGCCCAGGCCGAGCGCTGGGGCACCACCCTGGTGCTGGCCGACGCCACCGAGATCGATCTGTCGCAGCGGCCCTTCCGGATCACCGCTGACGGCACCACCTACCAGGCCCAGAGCGTGATCCTGGCCACCGGCGCCAGTGCCAACCGGCTGGGCCTGCCCCAGGAGGAGCGCTTCTGGAGCAGCGGCATCAGTGCCTGCGCCATCTGCGATGGCGCCACCCCCCAGTTCCGCAACCAGGCGGTGGCCGTGGTGGGGGGCGGCGACTCCGCCTGCGAGGAGGCGGTGTACCTCACCAAGTACGGCGACCACGTGCACCTGATCGTGCGCTCCGGCCAGCTGCGCGCCAGCAAGGCCATGGCCGACCGGGTGCTGGCCAATCCCAACATCACCGTGCACTGGCACCGCCAGGTGGCCGATTGCAGCGGCAGCGACTGGCTGGAGGCCATCACCCTGCGCGACACCGAAAGCACCGCCACCGAGGAGCTGGCGGTGAAGGGCCTCTTCTATGCCATCGGCCACACCCCCAACACCCGCCTGCTGCGCGGCCAGCTGGAGGTGGACAGCCACGGCTACCTGGTGACCAAGCCGGGGCGGCCTGAAACGAGCATCGAGGGCGTGTTCGCCGCCGGCGATGTGGCCGACGCCGAGTGGCGCCAGGGCATCACCGCCGCTGGCAGCGGCTGCCAGGCGGCCCTGGCGGCCGAGCGCTGGCTGAGTCACCACAACCTGGCGGTGGAGGTGAAGCGCGAGCAGGTGGACCCCCAGGAGGTGGGCGAGCCCAAGCGCACCGCCGAGAGCGACGCGGCCAACTTCGACGCCGCTGCCCTCTGGCAGAAGGGCAGCTATGCCCTGCGCAAGCTCTATCACGACAGCCCCAGGCCCCTGCTGGTGGTGTACACCTCACCCACGTGCGGCCCCTGCCACGTGCTCAAGCCCCAGCTCAAGCGGGTGCTCGATGAGCTCGGGGGCGCCGCCCAGGGCGTGGAGATCGACATCGAAGCCGATCAGGCGATCGCCCAGCAGGCCGGCGTCAGCGGCACCCCCACCGTGCAGCTGTTCTTCCAGAAGGAACTGAAGCAGCAGTTCAAGGGCGTGAAGCAGCGCAGCGAATTCAAGGCCGCCATCGAGGGCCTGCTGGGCGTGCACGCCTGA
- a CDS encoding NAD(P) transhydrogenase subunit alpha — MPTNGPKRLPAQAARPPNGLSTTVRPLTQLLIPRECRPGETRVAASPETVQRFCARGLLVRVEAGAGASAGFSDQAYAEAGAELLPAGHTAWPETDVVLCVHPPQDEQLGQLQNGALLLGLLAPYGAHSLAERLNSRRVSALALELLPRISRAQSMDVLSSQANIAGYKAVLLAAAALNRYVPMLMTAAGTIQPARALILGAGVAGLQAVATARRLGAVVMVSDVRPAAREQVESLGGRFLAPPEQVPAPAEQGGYAQAASEAFLEAQRQQLCEQLALADMVICTAQVPGRQAPRLISEAMLDHLRPGSVVVDLAVAQGGNCAGTLPGQTVERQGVILIGADALPCSVAQHASALYARNLAALLEHLLATPAATEGGIGLDREDPIVQGCLFTHAGDCLRPDVLGEGSARQLEVVA; from the coding sequence ATGCCCACAAATGGACCGAAAAGGTTGCCGGCGCAGGCAGCTCGGCCTCCAAATGGTCTGAGTACGACTGTGCGGCCGTTGACCCAGTTGCTCATCCCCAGGGAGTGTCGTCCGGGTGAAACCCGGGTTGCGGCCAGTCCTGAAACCGTGCAGCGCTTCTGCGCCCGCGGTCTGCTGGTGCGGGTCGAGGCCGGGGCCGGGGCCTCGGCGGGCTTCTCCGATCAGGCCTACGCCGAGGCGGGCGCCGAGCTGCTCCCAGCCGGCCACACCGCCTGGCCTGAAACGGATGTGGTGCTGTGCGTGCACCCACCGCAAGACGAGCAGCTGGGGCAACTTCAGAACGGGGCCCTGTTGCTCGGTCTGCTGGCGCCCTACGGCGCCCATTCCCTGGCAGAGCGGCTCAACAGCCGGCGGGTGTCTGCCCTGGCCCTGGAACTGCTGCCCCGGATCAGCCGGGCCCAGTCCATGGATGTGCTGTCGTCCCAGGCCAACATCGCCGGCTACAAGGCGGTGCTGCTGGCCGCCGCGGCCCTCAATCGCTATGTGCCGATGCTGATGACCGCCGCCGGCACGATTCAGCCGGCCCGGGCCCTGATCCTGGGGGCCGGGGTGGCCGGACTGCAGGCGGTGGCCACGGCCCGGCGGCTGGGGGCGGTGGTGATGGTGAGTGATGTGCGCCCGGCGGCCCGCGAGCAGGTGGAATCCCTGGGTGGCCGCTTCCTCGCGCCTCCGGAGCAGGTGCCGGCCCCGGCCGAACAGGGGGGCTATGCCCAGGCCGCCAGCGAGGCCTTCCTGGAGGCCCAGCGCCAGCAGCTCTGTGAACAGCTGGCCCTGGCCGACATGGTGATCTGCACCGCCCAGGTGCCTGGCCGGCAGGCCCCGCGGCTGATCAGTGAGGCGATGCTCGACCACCTGCGCCCCGGCTCGGTGGTGGTGGATCTGGCGGTGGCCCAGGGGGGCAACTGTGCGGGAACCCTGCCCGGCCAGACGGTGGAGCGCCAGGGCGTGATCCTGATCGGCGCCGATGCCCTGCCCTGCAGCGTGGCCCAGCACGCCAGCGCCCTCTACGCCCGCAATCTGGCGGCCCTGCTGGAGCACCTGCTGGCTACCCCTGCGGCCACGGAGGGTGGGATCGGACTGGACCGGGAGGATCCGATCGTGCAGGGCTGCCTGTTCACCCACGCCGGCGACTGCCTGCGCCCCGACGTGCTGGGTGAGGGCAGCGCGCGCCAGCTGGAGGTGGTGGCATGA
- a CDS encoding DEAD/DEAH box helicase family protein, with the protein MDRPSASLSFALRGLPRAAGPGEPPQDVRPRQWQRQLIQLLRARLVQERRGGQDVLIHAGPGAGKTLGALLGFRQLQREGRLQRFVVFCHRTSIGLQWHQAAARLGLRLRDWDGTRTGSTWPTTPGAPEAGDPGWDGLVLSYQAAARHRRLLERHGPGGSPGSWLAIADEVHHLGLDPDEPEAAVWGHAFSCLTASAALRLGLTGTPFRADNLAFCAARRERLRQGDEILERIVPDLCVEPRQLISVGDVRPLEFRFQDGWVDHGRPGADGDGCGDSETSPLSAESRESWRARNLRRAIRLGDGSSIALRLLLEARRRLERLREQQHPGAGGLVIARDIAHAEQISALLREQGDDVHLVHSQDPGAAERLAAFRAGQADWLVSIDMCAEGFDAPRVRVVAYLTTVVTRSRFVQAITRAVRMDGERASEEPVPRLASYVYAPADPLLISYARGWSLSEPYLLSSRQAGATAVGIGPGAPGQHALQAIDERAGSLLRVRGPELPDFLGRSGGRSGQRRPEPA; encoded by the coding sequence ATGGATCGCCCGTCCGCCTCTCTCTCCTTTGCGCTCAGGGGGCTGCCCCGGGCTGCCGGCCCTGGGGAACCGCCGCAGGACGTGCGGCCCCGCCAGTGGCAACGCCAGCTGATCCAGCTGCTGCGGGCGCGCCTGGTGCAGGAGCGACGGGGCGGCCAGGACGTGCTCATCCACGCTGGCCCAGGGGCGGGCAAGACACTGGGCGCCCTGCTCGGCTTTCGCCAGCTGCAACGGGAAGGCAGGCTGCAACGCTTCGTGGTGTTCTGCCACCGCACCTCGATCGGCCTGCAGTGGCACCAGGCGGCAGCCCGGCTGGGACTGCGGCTGCGCGACTGGGATGGCACCCGCACCGGCAGCACGTGGCCGACCACCCCAGGGGCGCCGGAGGCGGGCGATCCAGGCTGGGATGGGCTGGTGCTGAGCTACCAGGCCGCCGCCCGCCACCGACGGCTGCTGGAGCGGCATGGGCCCGGCGGCAGCCCGGGCAGCTGGCTGGCGATCGCCGATGAGGTGCACCATCTGGGCCTGGATCCGGATGAACCCGAGGCCGCCGTCTGGGGCCATGCCTTCAGCTGCCTCACTGCCTCGGCCGCCCTGCGCCTCGGCCTCACGGGCACGCCGTTCCGGGCTGACAACCTGGCATTCTGCGCGGCGCGGCGGGAGCGGTTGCGCCAGGGGGATGAGATCCTGGAGCGGATCGTGCCGGACCTGTGCGTGGAGCCGCGGCAACTGATCAGCGTCGGCGATGTTCGCCCCCTGGAATTCCGCTTCCAGGACGGCTGGGTGGACCACGGCCGCCCCGGCGCCGACGGCGACGGCTGCGGCGACAGCGAGACCTCCCCCCTCTCGGCGGAGAGCCGCGAGAGCTGGCGGGCCCGCAACCTGAGGCGGGCCATCCGGCTCGGCGACGGCAGCAGCATCGCCCTGCGCCTGCTGCTGGAGGCCCGGCGTCGGCTGGAGCGGCTGCGGGAGCAGCAGCATCCCGGGGCCGGCGGCCTGGTGATCGCCCGCGACATCGCCCACGCCGAACAGATCAGCGCCCTGCTGCGGGAGCAGGGGGACGACGTGCATCTGGTGCACTCCCAGGATCCTGGGGCAGCGGAGCGGCTGGCCGCCTTCCGCGCCGGGCAGGCCGACTGGTTGGTGAGCATCGACATGTGCGCCGAAGGCTTCGACGCACCGCGGGTGCGGGTGGTGGCCTACCTCACCACCGTGGTGACGCGCAGCCGCTTTGTGCAGGCGATCACCCGGGCGGTGCGGATGGACGGGGAACGGGCCAGCGAGGAACCCGTCCCGAGGCTGGCGTCCTACGTGTATGCCCCGGCCGACCCCCTGCTGATCAGCTATGCCCGCGGCTGGTCCCTGAGTGAGCCCTACCTGCTGAGCAGCCGGCAGGCCGGCGCCACTGCCGTGGGGATCGGCCCTGGGGCGCCGGGGCAGCATGCCCTGCAGGCGATCGACGAGCGGGCCGGCTCGCTGCTGCGGGTGCGGGGGCCGGAATTGCCCGACTTCCTTGGCCGATCAGGCGGCCGATCAGGCCAGCGGCGGCCAGAACCGGCCTGA